A section of the Flavobacterium sp. CG_23.5 genome encodes:
- a CDS encoding MBL fold metallo-hydrolase: MYFQHIYDKSLAQASYFIGCQKAGVAAVIDPKRDVDTYLEIAKQNNLKITHILETHIHADFLAGSRELAALTGAEMYLSAEGGPDWKYEFPHVDIKDGDVLKVGNLKIEVVHTPGHTPESISFLLTDTPASDEPVMLFTGDFVFVGDIGRPDLLEKAAGMIGTQDIGAKQMYQSINKFDALPDYIQVWPGHGAGSACGKALGAVPSTTVGYEKIRNWAFQHKNDETGFVKYLLEDQPEPPKYFAMMKKLNKVDRPLLTAVPKLKKLDYTELTAALVNGTKLIDARDKTEFSTGFIPGSINIQGNNSFATWAGWFLSYEEPFIILADESQLDDLTRKLMRIGLDNIQGYIPSTKIWEVNGGSLEKVNQISLEEFKTLKQEKDVQIVDLRGVAEYNTGHIKGADNVFVGTLINNLDKISKDKKVLIHCQGGDRAAIAYSLLARNGYKNVFNYSPGMNEWISQNNPIEY; the protein is encoded by the coding sequence ATGTATTTTCAACACATTTACGACAAGAGTCTTGCTCAAGCAAGTTATTTTATTGGCTGTCAAAAAGCAGGAGTAGCCGCGGTAATCGATCCTAAAAGGGATGTAGATACCTATCTCGAAATTGCTAAACAGAACAATTTGAAAATTACTCATATTTTAGAAACACACATCCATGCTGATTTTCTTGCTGGCTCAAGAGAACTAGCGGCTTTGACAGGAGCCGAAATGTACCTTTCAGCGGAAGGCGGACCAGATTGGAAATATGAATTTCCTCATGTTGACATAAAAGATGGTGATGTTTTAAAAGTAGGAAACTTAAAAATTGAAGTAGTTCATACTCCTGGACACACTCCGGAAAGTATCAGTTTTCTTTTAACAGATACGCCTGCCAGCGACGAGCCGGTAATGTTATTCACCGGTGACTTTGTATTTGTTGGTGACATAGGAAGACCTGATTTACTTGAAAAAGCAGCAGGAATGATAGGAACTCAAGACATTGGTGCCAAACAAATGTATCAATCGATTAATAAATTCGACGCATTACCTGATTATATTCAAGTATGGCCAGGTCATGGAGCAGGTTCTGCATGTGGAAAAGCATTAGGAGCAGTACCAAGTACCACTGTAGGATATGAAAAAATAAGAAACTGGGCTTTTCAACATAAAAATGATGAAACTGGATTTGTAAAATATTTATTGGAAGACCAACCGGAACCACCAAAATATTTTGCGATGATGAAAAAACTAAATAAAGTTGATCGTCCGCTTCTTACGGCTGTTCCAAAATTGAAAAAACTGGATTACACCGAATTGACAGCAGCTTTAGTCAATGGGACTAAATTGATTGATGCCAGAGATAAAACGGAATTTTCTACAGGATTTATTCCAGGAAGTATCAACATTCAAGGGAACAATTCTTTTGCCACTTGGGCTGGATGGTTTCTGAGTTATGAAGAACCTTTTATCATTCTTGCCGATGAATCTCAATTGGATGACCTTACCCGAAAACTAATGAGAATAGGATTAGATAACATTCAAGGTTACATTCCTTCTACAAAAATATGGGAAGTAAATGGCGGTTCTTTGGAAAAAGTGAATCAGATTTCATTAGAAGAATTTAAAACTTTAAAACAAGAAAAAGATGTTCAAATCGTTGACCTTCGAGGTGTTGCTGAATACAATACAGGTCACATCAAAGGAGCTGACAATGTATTTGTAGGTACTTTAATAAACAATCTGGACAAAATAAGTAAAGATAAAAAAGTATTAATCCATTGCCAAGGCGGGGACAGAGCAGCAATTGCGTATTCTTTATTAGCTAGAAATGGCTATAAAAATGTATTCAACTATTCTCCTGGAATGAATGAATGGATTAGCCAAAACAATCCTATTGAATACTAA
- a CDS encoding rhodanese-like domain-containing protein, with protein MEKILKEGAFLVDVRTPAEFAEGHVKGSINIPLDQVPNQLAKFKGKEQIIVFCRSGNRSGQAKMILEQNGFKNVTNGGTWQDVNEAISK; from the coding sequence ATGGAAAAAATACTAAAAGAAGGTGCGTTCCTCGTAGATGTTCGCACACCAGCAGAATTTGCTGAAGGTCACGTAAAAGGATCAATCAATATTCCTTTGGATCAAGTACCAAATCAGTTGGCTAAATTTAAAGGAAAAGAGCAAATTATTGTTTTTTGCCGAAGCGGGAATCGCAGCGGGCAAGCCAAAATGATTTTGGAACAAAATGGTTTTAAAAACGTTACCAATGGCGGTACTTGGCAAGATGTGAACGAAGCCATAAGCAAATAA
- a CDS encoding MFS transporter: MNTTKLGLKENWKQFTILVIVNAFVGGMIGMERTIIPKFAEIEFGIASKTAILSFIIAFGITKAITNYFTGKLANRFGRKNLLLFGWILAIPIPFILIYAESWNWVIFANILLGISQGLTWSSTVVMKIDLVGEKDRGLAMGLNEFAGYFAVGLVAFLSGYIAQKYGITPYPFYLGIGISIIGFLLTLFFVKDTRKFVTKENTTNQTEKLENIFLETTFKNKTLSSITQAGLVNNLNDGMIWGLLPIVLLSLNYDSQNIGIITAIYPTVWGFGQLITGKMSDVYSKKKMLFWGMLLQGIAILFIPFAIKFYQLATISAFLGLGTALVYPTFLSAIAKATTPTQRAESIGTFRLWRDLGYAIGAIISGVTADLFGVNYAIVLIGIITILSSVVIKTRMPQDTL; encoded by the coding sequence ATGAATACAACCAAACTCGGACTGAAAGAAAATTGGAAACAATTTACTATTTTGGTAATCGTCAATGCCTTTGTTGGCGGAATGATAGGAATGGAAAGAACTATTATTCCAAAGTTTGCTGAGATTGAATTTGGCATTGCTTCAAAAACGGCTATTCTATCTTTCATAATTGCCTTTGGAATTACTAAAGCAATAACCAACTATTTTACGGGCAAACTGGCGAATCGTTTTGGCAGAAAAAATTTGCTTTTATTTGGTTGGATTCTGGCTATTCCTATTCCTTTTATTTTGATATATGCGGAATCGTGGAATTGGGTGATTTTTGCCAATATTTTGTTGGGAATTAGTCAAGGACTCACTTGGAGCAGTACGGTGGTGATGAAAATTGATTTGGTAGGAGAAAAAGATCGCGGACTGGCGATGGGACTCAATGAATTTGCCGGTTATTTTGCCGTTGGTCTAGTTGCTTTTCTGTCAGGCTATATCGCCCAAAAATATGGAATTACACCCTACCCTTTTTACCTTGGAATTGGAATTTCCATAATTGGTTTTTTATTGACTTTGTTTTTTGTGAAAGACACGAGAAAATTTGTAACAAAAGAAAACACGACCAATCAAACCGAAAAATTAGAAAATATTTTTCTAGAAACTACTTTCAAAAACAAAACATTAAGCTCGATAACTCAAGCAGGATTAGTTAATAATCTGAATGATGGAATGATTTGGGGTTTGTTACCTATTGTTCTTCTTTCTTTGAATTATGATTCTCAAAACATCGGAATTATAACAGCCATTTATCCTACCGTTTGGGGATTTGGACAATTGATAACCGGAAAAATGTCAGATGTTTATTCGAAAAAAAAGATGCTGTTTTGGGGAATGTTATTACAGGGAATAGCGATACTTTTTATTCCTTTTGCTATAAAATTCTATCAATTGGCAACCATTTCGGCATTTTTGGGATTGGGAACAGCGTTAGTTTATCCTACTTTTTTATCGGCTATTGCCAAGGCAACAACTCCAACTCAAAGAGCGGAAAGCATTGGTACATTTAGACTTTGGAGGGATTTAGGATATGCGATAGGAGCCATTATTTCCGGAGTAACAGCCGATTTATTTGGAGTAAATTATGCCATTGTGCTAATCGGAATTATTACTATTTTGTCGTCCGTGGTCATTAAAACCCGGATGCCACAAGACACTTTATAA
- a CDS encoding TlpA family protein disulfide reductase translates to MNWKTPKKSTIQNIAFIVIIALLLFPPIGTFVKVQLNRLIAFSPKTIAVTDQKMLSSYQWKLVDATGKIVNLQEYKGKIIFINFWATWCPPCIAEMPSMQKLYTDYQDKIVFLFVTNDSFEKANAFLTKENLTLPVYQSLTNSPVEMESSTIPATYLIDQSGNVIVAKIGTANWNSDSFREKLDELLKN, encoded by the coding sequence ATGAATTGGAAAACACCAAAAAAATCTACTATTCAGAATATTGCTTTTATCGTAATTATAGCATTACTTCTGTTCCCTCCTATAGGCACTTTTGTAAAAGTACAATTGAACCGTCTAATTGCTTTTTCTCCCAAAACAATAGCCGTAACAGATCAAAAAATGTTGTCCAGTTACCAATGGAAATTGGTTGATGCTACTGGCAAGATTGTGAACTTGCAGGAATACAAAGGAAAAATCATATTTATTAATTTCTGGGCGACATGGTGTCCGCCATGTATCGCTGAAATGCCAAGCATGCAAAAGTTATACACTGATTATCAGGATAAAATTGTCTTTCTATTTGTCACTAATGATTCCTTTGAAAAGGCAAATGCGTTTTTAACCAAAGAAAACTTAACGCTTCCAGTCTATCAGTCACTTACAAATTCTCCAGTAGAAATGGAATCATCAACTATTCCGGCAACCTATCTTATTGATCAGTCAGGAAATGTGATTGTAGCCAAAATTGGCACAGCCAATTGGAATAGTGATTCGTTCAGAGAAAAACTAGATGAATTACTAAAAAATTAA
- a CDS encoding YeeE/YedE thiosulfate transporter family protein, which yields MEILELIRQPWPWYIAGPLVGLTVPALLIIGNKSFGISASLRHTCAMCLPANIKFFNYDWKKEIWNMFFVFGILFGGVIAFSFLSNPNPIIINANLKTELATYGITAINGMLPEQLFSWENLFTLKGLFMMVLGGFFIGFGSRYAGGCTSGHSISGLSNLQMPSLIATCCFFVGGLTMANLILPFILSL from the coding sequence ATGGAAATTTTAGAATTAATCAGACAACCTTGGCCATGGTACATTGCAGGCCCATTAGTTGGACTTACTGTTCCTGCTCTATTAATTATAGGAAATAAATCGTTTGGTATTAGTGCCTCTTTACGTCATACTTGCGCCATGTGCCTACCTGCAAATATTAAATTTTTCAATTACGATTGGAAAAAAGAAATCTGGAACATGTTTTTCGTATTCGGTATTTTATTTGGTGGTGTGATTGCTTTCAGTTTTTTATCAAATCCAAATCCAATTATTATCAATGCGAACCTAAAAACAGAATTAGCTACTTATGGAATTACAGCCATTAATGGCATGTTACCGGAACAATTATTCTCGTGGGAAAATTTATTTACATTAAAAGGATTGTTTATGATGGTTCTCGGAGGCTTCTTTATAGGTTTCGGTTCTCGCTATGCGGGAGGTTGCACTAGTGGCCACTCTATTTCAGGTTTGTCTAATTTACAAATGCCATCTCTGATTGCAACTTGTTGCTTCTTCGTGGGTGGATTAACTATGGCTAATCTCATTTTACCCTTTATCCTTTCACTTTAA
- a CDS encoding DUF6691 family protein — MQIKDQNTDFETRSLDTVCINDSQLEHNWYHNLKYLVIGLLFGIVFIKAEIISWYRIQEMFRFQSFHMYGVIGSAVVVGIISVFLIKKFNIKTIYGEKIEFHDKTFNKGQIYGGLIFGLGWAITGACPGPLFAQIGTGATVMIVTLFFAIVGTWVYGYLRDKLPH, encoded by the coding sequence ATGCAAATTAAAGATCAAAATACAGATTTCGAAACTCGTTCCTTAGATACGGTTTGTATCAACGACAGTCAATTAGAACACAATTGGTACCATAATTTAAAATACTTAGTCATCGGTTTATTATTTGGAATTGTTTTCATTAAAGCCGAAATCATCAGTTGGTATCGCATTCAGGAAATGTTTCGTTTTCAATCCTTTCATATGTATGGCGTTATAGGAAGTGCCGTTGTTGTTGGGATAATATCCGTTTTTCTGATAAAAAAATTCAATATTAAAACCATTTATGGCGAAAAAATTGAATTTCACGACAAAACGTTCAACAAAGGACAAATTTACGGCGGACTCATCTTTGGATTGGGTTGGGCCATAACGGGAGCGTGCCCAGGACCCTTGTTTGCACAAATTGGAACTGGTGCCACAGTGATGATTGTTACCCTGTTTTTTGCTATTGTGGGAACTTGGGTTTATGGTTATTTAAGAGACAAACTACCTCATTAA
- a CDS encoding c-type cytochrome encodes MALFIVLFFNSSITSWFQNSDADFDSLYIEAEKKVLLQNELAKVWKPADISLIKDANLKQEVEYGKDLIAHTAKYLGPNGSVKQITNGMNCNNCHLDAGTKPWGNNYGSVYSMYPKMRARSGQVENLYKRVNDCMERSLNGQPLKEGDKEMKAMIAYIEYIGSNVPKGKEANASGIYDLEYLNRAADPVKGKALYDSKCASCHQVNGQGILAEDKKEYTYPPLWGKNSYNSGAGLFRISRFAGYIKYNMPLGTTYENPQLSDEESWDIAAYVESLDRPSKDLSQDWPKIAKKPVDHPFGPYSDKYTEIQHKYGPFKPIKKEKKKMEEAEVKLKSKT; translated from the coding sequence ATGGCACTGTTCATCGTTTTGTTTTTCAATTCATCAATTACCTCTTGGTTTCAAAATAGTGATGCGGATTTCGATTCCCTTTACATTGAAGCAGAAAAAAAGGTGCTTTTACAAAATGAATTGGCAAAAGTTTGGAAACCTGCTGATATTAGTCTGATTAAAGATGCGAACTTAAAACAAGAAGTAGAATATGGCAAAGATTTAATTGCACATACGGCTAAATATTTGGGTCCAAATGGTAGTGTGAAACAAATCACCAACGGTATGAATTGCAACAATTGCCATCTGGATGCCGGTACAAAACCTTGGGGAAATAATTACGGTTCTGTATATTCTATGTACCCAAAAATGAGAGCGCGAAGCGGGCAAGTGGAAAACCTTTATAAAAGGGTAAATGATTGCATGGAAAGAAGTTTAAATGGTCAGCCTCTCAAAGAAGGCGACAAAGAAATGAAAGCCATGATTGCCTACATAGAATATATAGGCAGTAATGTTCCTAAAGGTAAAGAAGCAAATGCTTCTGGAATTTATGATCTAGAATATTTAAATCGAGCTGCTGATCCTGTAAAAGGAAAGGCATTATATGATTCAAAATGTGCCAGTTGTCATCAAGTGAATGGTCAGGGAATTTTGGCAGAAGATAAAAAGGAATATACGTATCCGCCACTTTGGGGTAAAAATTCGTATAATAGTGGTGCCGGTTTATTTAGAATTAGTCGTTTTGCAGGGTATATAAAATACAACATGCCATTAGGTACAACCTATGAAAACCCGCAATTATCAGATGAAGAGTCTTGGGATATTGCAGCTTATGTAGAAAGTCTGGACAGACCATCGAAAGATTTAAGTCAGGATTGGCCAAAAATTGCCAAGAAACCAGTAGATCATCCATTTGGGCCTTATTCCGATAAATATACCGAAATACAACACAAATATGGACCATTTAAACCTATAAAAAAGGAAAAAAAGAAAATGGAAGAAGCAGAGGTAAAATTAAAATCTAAAACATAA
- a CDS encoding DsrE family protein, with protein MKNLKLITLILIGLFTVSTFAQKRPNKHKVVFQFTNANDTLQQKAFANQLKNLTDHWPNAKYEVVVYNMGLEFVMATKSKHIAAIRALHAKGVRFVVCENTMKNRKITKEQLIPEVEYVPAGIAEIVEKQEQGWSYIKGGF; from the coding sequence ATGAAAAATTTAAAACTAATAACTCTAATTCTAATTGGATTATTTACCGTTAGTACTTTTGCTCAAAAAAGACCGAATAAGCACAAAGTAGTATTTCAGTTTACCAATGCCAATGATACTTTACAACAAAAAGCATTTGCAAACCAACTAAAAAATTTAACAGACCATTGGCCTAATGCAAAATATGAAGTGGTGGTTTACAATATGGGATTAGAATTTGTTATGGCAACAAAATCAAAGCATATCGCAGCAATTAGAGCACTTCATGCAAAAGGAGTTCGCTTTGTAGTTTGCGAAAACACCATGAAAAATCGAAAAATAACTAAAGAACAACTGATCCCTGAAGTAGAATATGTACCCGCCGGAATTGCTGAAATTGTTGAAAAACAAGAACAAGGTTGGAGTTATATTAAGGGCGGATTCTAA
- a CDS encoding bifunctional metallophosphatase/5'-nucleotidase, with protein sequence MSNNRRDFLKSVGTLGLGAAIISPISAISNTNQTEEINLDAAIDSTKPQTISILQTTDVHCQIHPHDELFWENGKMVFRKTGGYAYMATLLKQLKKKNPNTYIIDTGDMFQGSELSVETTGEAFVPILNALNYDLYLPGNWEVIYGKRKMQTLLGSLDAPKICTNMYHDLGEGKRGELIFQPYTIWHIAGAKIGFLGYTDPLVPLRQSPNYSKGILYTNPEENLAHYVDVLRNQEQCSYVIIIAHLGLSQQIALANRPECEGVNYILGGDTHERVRKPIVCNYSKVVEPGAFGSFIGKLDLTILNGKVVEDKYELIEVDSPKIKPDPKIEKLLKDTEAVYQEKINQVIGYSTIPLYRYFVVENPIDTMILNALNWKFPEIDINLSNGFRFCPPKTTPDNTGNIPITNGFIFDMLPVDSTVRTAKVTGKQLKNWLEKELNNVFAQDASKRFGGWVVKFKGMEVRFNAFAEMDKRVQSITVKNIPIDSEKRYTIMACERDGDPVDMLCRMKGVMDAKNTNSTLHTVMREYLKQNSPVTPTPQKNAIILDAPETLLTQVTGVDYTFR encoded by the coding sequence ATGAGTAATAACCGAAGAGATTTTCTGAAATCAGTGGGGACATTAGGTCTGGGTGCTGCGATTATTTCGCCTATTTCAGCTATTTCAAATACAAATCAGACTGAAGAAATAAACTTGGATGCAGCAATCGATAGCACAAAACCTCAAACGATTTCCATTCTTCAAACCACCGATGTCCACTGTCAGATTCATCCACATGATGAGTTGTTTTGGGAAAACGGTAAAATGGTTTTTAGAAAGACGGGTGGCTATGCCTATATGGCAACTCTACTGAAACAATTAAAAAAGAAAAACCCAAACACCTATATAATCGACACGGGCGATATGTTTCAAGGCAGCGAATTAAGCGTAGAAACTACCGGTGAAGCTTTTGTTCCCATTTTAAATGCATTGAATTACGACTTATATCTTCCGGGAAATTGGGAAGTAATTTACGGAAAAAGAAAAATGCAAACACTATTGGGTTCTCTTGATGCACCAAAAATTTGCACCAATATGTACCACGATTTAGGCGAAGGAAAACGAGGTGAACTTATTTTTCAGCCGTATACCATTTGGCATATCGCCGGAGCAAAAATTGGTTTTTTAGGTTACACTGATCCTTTAGTACCCTTAAGACAAAGCCCCAATTACAGCAAGGGAATTCTGTACACTAATCCCGAAGAAAATCTGGCTCATTATGTGGATGTACTAAGAAATCAGGAACAATGCAGTTATGTAATTATAATTGCGCATCTTGGTTTATCACAGCAAATAGCATTGGCAAACCGACCGGAATGTGAAGGTGTAAACTACATTTTGGGTGGCGACACGCACGAGAGAGTTCGTAAACCCATTGTTTGCAACTATTCTAAAGTGGTGGAACCGGGAGCTTTTGGTTCGTTTATTGGAAAATTAGATTTGACTATTCTCAACGGAAAAGTGGTTGAGGATAAGTATGAATTAATAGAGGTTGATTCTCCAAAAATAAAACCAGATCCTAAAATTGAAAAATTATTAAAAGACACAGAAGCTGTTTATCAAGAAAAAATCAATCAGGTTATTGGATACAGCACGATTCCTTTGTACCGTTATTTTGTGGTAGAAAATCCTATTGACACGATGATTTTGAATGCTCTAAACTGGAAATTCCCTGAAATAGACATTAATCTTTCTAATGGATTCCGCTTTTGTCCGCCAAAAACTACACCGGATAATACCGGAAACATTCCCATCACAAATGGATTTATTTTCGACATGTTACCAGTTGACAGTACCGTAAGAACCGCAAAAGTAACCGGAAAGCAATTGAAAAACTGGCTCGAAAAAGAACTGAATAATGTTTTTGCGCAAGACGCTTCCAAACGTTTTGGCGGTTGGGTCGTAAAATTCAAAGGAATGGAGGTTCGCTTCAATGCTTTTGCAGAAATGGACAAAAGAGTGCAAAGTATTACCGTAAAAAATATTCCGATAGATTCTGAAAAACGATATACAATCATGGCTTGTGAACGCGATGGCGATCCTGTGGATATGCTTTGCAGAATGAAAGGCGTAATGGATGCCAAAAACACAAACTCAACCTTGCATACGGTAATGAGAGAATATCTAAAACAAAATTCTCCAGTTACGCCTACACCGCAAAAAAACGCCATAATTCTGGATGCTCCTGAAACCCTTTTAACGCAAGTTACTGGTGTTGATTATACGTTTAGATAG
- a CDS encoding OprD family outer membrane porin, whose translation MKKFSTIIYILTSLLFAINIRAQHQEISDKPTVWKEKSNEKIDSTSILNAFKNGNFSGHFRYFFMGTNNEKGLSDYYANALGGGVKFETAKFHNFQFGVSGYYIFNIGSSNFTEKDSITNAPNRYEVALFDIQNPSNEDNLSRLEELYLKYNYKNSTITLGKQLLNTSFINLQDGRMRPTEVNGIWVDFNEIKKTKINLGYLYGISPRSTLNYFEVGKSIGIYPTGVNPDGTKSDYAGNINSNGIFIIGIQNESIQHLKTLLWNQYADNLFNSALFQMDYTYPINSNSKLIFGFQTIYQNALNFGGNEDPSKTYFQKNGNSQTFGGRFGWKNNTLELTLNYNRITAKGRYLMPREWGRDPFYTFMARERNEGFGDVHAVMTKIQYTNPKKTFKSHLAVGYFDLPDVKNFELNKYGLPSYVQTNADIRYQFQGFLKGFDAQLLYVQKFNVGKTYGNKNYVFNKTNMSNLNFILNFNF comes from the coding sequence ATGAAAAAGTTTTCCACTATAATTTATATACTTACCTCCCTACTTTTTGCTATAAATATAAGAGCGCAACATCAGGAAATTTCAGATAAACCAACCGTTTGGAAAGAAAAAAGTAACGAAAAAATTGATTCCACATCGATTTTAAATGCTTTCAAAAACGGAAATTTCAGCGGCCATTTTCGCTATTTTTTTATGGGCACCAATAATGAAAAGGGCTTATCTGATTATTATGCGAATGCCCTTGGCGGAGGCGTAAAATTTGAAACCGCTAAATTTCATAATTTTCAATTTGGTGTGAGCGGCTACTATATTTTTAATATTGGTTCCTCTAATTTTACTGAAAAAGATTCCATTACCAATGCACCCAATCGATACGAAGTGGCACTTTTTGATATTCAAAACCCATCAAACGAAGACAATCTAAGTCGGTTAGAAGAATTATATTTGAAATACAATTATAAAAATTCGACTATAACCCTTGGAAAACAACTGCTCAATACTTCCTTTATAAACCTACAGGACGGGAGAATGCGTCCTACAGAAGTGAATGGAATTTGGGTGGATTTTAATGAAATAAAAAAAACTAAAATCAATCTGGGTTACCTCTACGGAATCTCACCACGAAGCACACTGAACTATTTTGAAGTGGGAAAATCAATAGGAATCTATCCAACTGGAGTAAATCCTGATGGAACAAAATCTGATTATGCGGGGAATATAAATAGCAATGGAATTTTTATCATTGGCATACAAAACGAATCGATACAGCATCTAAAAACACTTTTGTGGAACCAATATGCGGATAATTTATTCAATTCGGCATTGTTCCAAATGGATTATACATACCCCATAAATTCAAACTCAAAACTGATTTTTGGATTTCAGACGATATATCAAAATGCGTTGAATTTTGGCGGAAATGAAGATCCAAGCAAAACTTATTTTCAAAAAAATGGCAACTCACAAACTTTTGGAGGAAGATTCGGCTGGAAAAACAACACACTGGAATTGACTTTAAACTACAACCGAATAACGGCAAAAGGAAGATATTTAATGCCTCGAGAATGGGGACGTGATCCGTTTTACACCTTTATGGCCAGAGAACGAAATGAAGGTTTTGGCGATGTACATGCGGTAATGACTAAAATACAATATACAAATCCTAAAAAGACATTCAAATCTCATCTAGCAGTGGGCTATTTTGATTTGCCGGATGTTAAAAACTTTGAATTAAATAAATATGGATTGCCTTCCTATGTGCAGACAAATGCTGACATTCGATATCAATTTCAAGGATTCTTAAAAGGTTTTGATGCGCAACTATTGTATGTACAGAAATTTAATGTGGGTAAAACTTACGGCAATAAGAATTATGTTTTCAATAAAACTAACATGAGTAATCTCAACTTTATACTCAATTTTAATTTTTAA
- a CDS encoding XRE family transcriptional regulator, which yields MSLFSDNIRQLRIKKGISQEKLAQNLLITRGRYVKYEDGSSEPPYDILKKISYYFHVSIDVLLSIDVQKIPIDDLLKLGDNRILLPITVDPQGENIIEIIPHKARAGYASGYADPEFIENLQHISLPFLRNGKFRAFPVEGDSMPPHKEGSFIVGQYVERLGDVMDGKTYIIVTKSEGIVYKRLNKNGKNALMLHSDNTVYLPYQVKASEILEIWEYACSIATKEFTPDDLSTESLKDMVRELRREIREVGNKIA from the coding sequence ATGTCTTTATTTTCCGACAACATCAGACAGCTAAGAATTAAAAAGGGTATTTCTCAGGAAAAACTGGCTCAAAATCTTTTGATAACAAGAGGAAGGTATGTCAAATATGAAGATGGCAGTTCTGAACCTCCTTACGATATTTTGAAGAAAATATCCTATTATTTTCATGTCAGTATTGATGTTTTACTTTCGATTGACGTACAAAAAATACCTATTGATGACTTACTAAAACTAGGCGATAACAGGATATTATTGCCAATAACCGTTGACCCACAAGGCGAAAATATTATAGAAATTATACCACACAAAGCGAGAGCCGGATATGCTTCAGGATATGCAGATCCAGAATTTATAGAAAATTTGCAGCATATCTCACTTCCGTTTCTGCGGAATGGAAAATTCAGGGCATTTCCGGTAGAAGGAGATTCGATGCCTCCACATAAAGAAGGTTCTTTTATTGTGGGCCAATATGTGGAACGTTTGGGCGATGTTATGGATGGAAAAACGTATATAATCGTAACTAAAAGCGAGGGAATCGTTTATAAACGGTTAAACAAAAACGGAAAGAATGCGTTGATGCTACACTCTGATAATACGGTTTATCTGCCTTATCAAGTAAAAGCTTCAGAGATTCTGGAAATTTGGGAGTACGCCTGCAGTATCGCCACTAAGGAGTTTACGCCTGATGATTTGAGTACGGAGAGTTTAAAAGATATGGTTAGGGAGTTGAGAAGAGAGATTCGAGAGGTGGGGAATAAAATTGCTTAA